The candidate division WOR-3 bacterium DNA segment GATTAATCTTGCAAGGGATTTTTCTTAACATTTTTTTTAAACGATAAGCATCTTCTTCATCATCATTAATATCCTTTATTAAAACATACTCAAAAGTTATTCTTTCTCGTTTTTTCTGCCAGTAATATTCACAGGCTTTGAGAATTTCAGAAATTGGATATTTCTTATTAATCGGCATTAAATATTCTCTAATTTCGTCTTTCGTGGCATTTAAAGAGATCGCTAATTTTATTTTCTTTTTTATTTCGGCTAACCGATAAATACCTTCAACGATTCCGGCAGTAGAAATAGTAATTTTTCTTGCGCTTATTCCAAAACCAATTGGTGAATTGATAATTTGGATTGCTTTTAGGACTTCTTCTAAATTTAGCAAAGGTTCGCCAATTCCCATAAAAACAATATTTGTTGGTTTTATATTTAAGATTTTCTCAATCATTAATATCTGATCACAAATTTCATAGAAATATAAGTTTCTCTTAAAAGGAATTTTACCACTATTGCAAAGAAGACATTTTAACGGACAGCCTACTTGAGAAGAAACACAAATCGTTCTTCTTTTTTCTTCGGGGATAAATACTGCTTCAATTTTATTACTATCAGATAATTCAAAAAGAAATTTCTCTGTTCCATCTTTTGCTTTTTTAGTTGCCAAAATTTTTAATTCACTTATTACAAAATTATTTTTTAAATATTCTCTTTTTGATTTAGAAAGATTAGTCATTAAAGAAAAATCGTTCACCTTTTTTTGCCAAAGCCATTGGAATATTTGATAAGCATTATATTCTTCCCAATTAAAATTTTTCACTAGTTCTTTTAATTCTCTAATAGTAAAAGATTTGATATTTTCCATTATTAATCATTGGTTAATTAAGTTTAAAATTAAACCGATTATTAATAAATTAGTAATCAGAGAAGTTCCACCATAGGAAATAAATGGTAAGGTTAAACCGGTAACCGGTAAAATTCCTGAGACCATTCCCAAATTTACAAAAATGTGGTAGAGAAAAATCGCACCTAAGCCAGCGATGGTTAATTGGTATTTTAAATCAACATTCTTTATTAAATAATTGTAAATTTGATAAAGAAGCAAAAAGTATAAAGAAATTAAAATAATAACTCCGATTAACCCAAATTTTTCACAGTAGGTAGCAAAAATAAAATCGGTATGGGGATTGGGGATGAAATCTAATTTGCTTAATGGAGGATGGGAAAAACTTTTTCCTAAAATTCTTCCGCTACCGATAGCAATTTGTGCCTGAATCGCACTCCAGCTCATTCCTTTTGGATCCAAATAGGGGGCTAAAAAAGCAATAATTCTTTCTTTTTGATATTCTTTCAAACTTTGCCAGATTAACGGATTTAAGAGCCCAAAGAAACTATTTATTGCCAAAACACCAAAACCATAAAAGATAGTATTTTTTCTAAAAGCAATGAAGGTAAGTAAAAGAAAATACACTATCCATGTCAGCAAAGAGAAACCAAAAATAAAAGAAAATATTGGAGAATAAAGAATAAAAATTTGGGAAAAAGAAAATCCCCGAAAATAAAGAATAACGGCAAAAAGAAAAAGAAAAGTAAAGGCTGAGCCTATATCTGGTTCAATTAAAACCAAAAGAGCAGGTATTAAGGTGATTAATATAGGCAAAAAAAGTGAGTTAAAATTAAAATCGAATTTCTTTTTGTTCGCCAAAAAATAAGATAAAAATAGTACATAGGTAATTTTTGCTATTTCTGAAGGTTGAAAGGTGAAAAAATAAAAATTTAGCCATCTTTTGGCACTATTCTTAGAGATAAATAGAACCAAAATTAATAAAATAATAGAAAATAGATACCAATAAAAACTTAAATCAAAAACAATTTTTAAAGGTATCCGCGTTACCAATGTCAAAAAAGTTAATCCTAATATAAAGAAAATAACTTGACGAATAAGATAGTTTTTTCCGCCGGTAAGATAGATAGTAAAGAAACCAATAAAAATTAAAATTAAACTAATTGCTAAGATTGTTTTTCCTTTCGCTGGCATATTCAAACTCTAAAAAATAACGAATAAAGATTTCTTTTGCTAATGGAGCAGCATAGGCACCACCTGCACCAACATTTTCTAAAAGAATTACTAATAACAAATTTTTATTTTCTTTTTCAGCATAACCTACAAACCAAGCGTGGTCTTTGCCAAAGGGATTTTGAGCAGTACCGGTTTTTCCGTATACTTTTAAACCAGCAATATTTGCGCCTCCACCGGTTCCTTTTTCAACAACCGCTGATAAACCTTCTTTTACAATTTCTATTGCTTCTTGAGAAAAAGGAAATTGATAATATCTATTTATATATTGATAAAGAGTCTCGTTTTTATCATTAATAACCATCTTAATAATGTTTTTTTTCATTAAAGTATCTAAGAAATCTTGATGAAAAGGTTTAGTATTTTTTATTGAATCAAGAAAATGGAGTTGGGGAATATTACCGTTATTAAAAATTCCACAATAAATTTCTGCTAATTTAATTGGTGTTAACGCTATTTCACCTTGACCAATTGCTAAATTGGCTATCTTTCCTAAGGGAGCAATTTGATAATTGGGAATTTTGGAATTTATTTCTTCTAATAAATCAATATTTGTTTTATTAAAAAGATTTAAATCTTTCATTAATTTTAAAATTTCTTTTAATCCCAATTTGATTCCCAGTTGATAGAAATAGATATTACAAGAATAGGCAATAGCGTCAATAAGATTTAGTGCGCCATGGGCTTGCCAGCATTTAAAAGTTTTTTTACCGATTTGATATTTACCATAACAAGGAAGGAAAAGGGAGTTCTTACTAATTACTTTTTTGGTTAGTGCCTGTAAGGCAATAAAAGGTTTAAAGGTCGAACCCGGTGGATAAATACCGCCAACGATTCGGGAAAATAAAGGTTTTTTCTTATCTTTTATTAATTTTTCCCATTCTTTATAACTTAATCCCAAAAAGATATTTGGATCAAAACTCGGTTTGCCAACAAAAATAATAATCCGACCAGTTGTTGGTTCCACGCCTAATATTAGTCCAGCAGAGTAATTACTAAGTAGAGAATCACAAAAAATATTTAATTTCATGTCTAAAGAAAGATAAATATCAGCACCAGCAACTGCTGGAATTTCTCTTGCTTCGGAAAAAGGCTGAACTTCTCTTCCTCGGGCATCAACCTCGATTAAAGCAATACCGTTTTTTCCTCTCAAAATCTTTTCGTAATAACCTTCAATACCATAACGACCTGTGAGATCACCTAAGTCATATAAACTATCTTTAATCAAGATATCCTTGCTTACTTCGTTGAGATAACCAATTGCCCAAGAGGAAACATTTTTAAAGGGATAAACTCTCTTGGGATTAATTTCAATTCTTATTCCTTGTTTAAATATCAAATTTTCTTCTAACTTGATTATTTCTTCTTTTGATAAATTTCTTTTGATTAAAATCGGATAGGGATAATTTTTATACTCCGTTAATTTTTCTCTTAAATTATTAACATCAATATTAAGAATTTTGGGAAGATATTGAAAAATAAAACCGGTATCGACCTCTTGTGGCAGGATAGATAAATTATAAGATAATTTGGTATCGGCAATTATTAAACCTTGGGCATCAAATATTTTTCCTCTTGGGGCTCTTAGAATAACTTTTCTTATTCTTTGATTATAAGCCAATCTTTCATATCTTTCCCCCTTTACAACTTGGAGATAAAAAACTCTTCCGAAAATAATTAAAAAGAGCGAAGAAATAAAAATAATAAAATTTTTAAATTTTCTTTTCATATTTTCTTAGAAGGAAAAAAGATAGTAATGTTAAAAGAAAACTTATGAAAAAGAAGTTTTTGTTGATAAGAGAAAAGAGGATAAAAACAAAGAGTGAGGAAAAGAAGAGATTATAAGGGGTGGGTAAGATATAATTACGCAGATAAGGAATAAGAAAACCAACTGAAGAGAAAATGAGCATATTGAAACCAAAAATTGGTGGATTATTTAAGTCAAAAAGAAAACCTAAAAGAAGTCCCAAAAGAGTAGAAAATAATATGGAGGAGGAAAAAGCACTAAAAGTGAAAAGAAGAAGGCTTATTTTAGGAAAAATATTGGGAATAAGGGTCTCTAAAAGAAAGGAAAGATAAATTAAAATTATCAGAATAACCTTTTTCATCGGATAAATTTTATTTCGGGCAATTTTAATTCCAATTGTTTCAATAATACTTCTAACTCATCTTTTTTAATTTTTCTTTCCTTCTTTTGTAAAATAAAAAGGTCGTCAATTTTAAAAATATCAACTGTTGGTTCAATTATCACCTTTAAAGAGCCGTCTCCTTTTTTCTCAATCTTCTTTACTACACCAATATATAATCCTTCGGGAAAAATGCCACCAATCCCTGAAGAAATAATCGTATCTTCTTCTTGAATATCCGGATTTTCATCCAAATAATCTAAAGTCAAAACTCCGTTTTTACAACTAACACAAATAAGGTAATTAGTTCTCAAAATTTTAGCAGAAATTTTGGAATAAGGAGAATAAAAAGTTTCCACCACACTAATATCCTCACCAACCGCAATAATTTTCCCCACAATCCCTTTTTGAGAAACAGCAGGAAAATTAACCATAATAGAATCTTTTAAACCTTTGTCAATAATTAAATATTTTTTTAAAGAATTATCTCGACTAATAATATTGGCTCTTTTAACAACATAAATATCGGTTAAAGATTCCAAGGAAGCAAAAGAAAAGTTAGCATTTTTTCTTAATTGGGCTAAGGCTAGATTTTGCTTTATAAAGAGTTCGTAAAGATAATCTCTTTCTTTTCGATAATTTTTAAGAGATAATAAGACCTGATTAGTTATTATTAAAGGTCTCAATAAGAGAGAACTGGGCAAAAGAGAAACTTTTAATTTAAGATCCTTAGGAAGAAATAAAATAATTAAAGATAAAAAGACAAAGATAAGAGAAAAATATTTATCCTTATCGCTTCGTTTTTTGGATACCAACAAATTTTAGGAGAAATCAGTTTTTAGTAATAGTTTAGAATTCTTTTTTATATCTTCCAAAATTTTGCCAGCGCCTAATACCACACAGTCAATAGGATTTTCTGCGACGTAAACCTTTAAATTAGTTTCTTCACTAATCAACTTATCAAGTCCCTTTAATAAAGAACCGCCACCGGTCATATAGATACCGTGATCAACAATATCAGCAGCCAGTTCTGGTGGCGTTCTTTCTAAAGCTTTCTTTACAGCTGCCACAATAAGGGAAACTGGTTCTTGTAGTGCTTCTCTTATCTTAGAAGAAGTGAGTTTTATTGTCTTGGGGATGCCGGAAACTAAATCCCGTCCTTTTACTTCCATTTCTTCTTCTTGACCTGTGGGATAGGCAGAACCAATTTGGATTTTTATCATTTCTGCAGTCTGTTCACCAATTACCAAATTGTAATTCTTTTTAATATAATTAATAATTGCTTCATCCATCTCGTCACCGGCAACCCTTATTGAGTTACAGGTAACTACACCAGAAAGAGCCACGACCGCAATTTCGGTTGTGCCGCCACCAATATCAATAATCATATTACCGGTAGGTGCATCAACCGGTAAACCAACACCAACTGCTGCCGCAATTGGTTCAGAAACCAGATAAACTTCTCGAGCTCCACAGGCTTCTGCTGAATC contains these protein-coding regions:
- the rlmN gene encoding 23S rRNA (adenine(2503)-C(2))-methyltransferase RlmN — translated: MENIKSFTIRELKELVKNFNWEEYNAYQIFQWLWQKKVNDFSLMTNLSKSKREYLKNNFVISELKILATKKAKDGTEKFLFELSDSNKIEAVFIPEEKRRTICVSSQVGCPLKCLLCNSGKIPFKRNLYFYEICDQILMIEKILNIKPTNIVFMGIGEPLLNLEEVLKAIQIINSPIGFGISARKITISTAGIVEGIYRLAEIKKKIKLAISLNATKDEIREYLMPINKKYPISEILKACEYYWQKKRERITFEYVLIKDINDDEEDAYRLKKMLRKIPCKINLIPFNPFPEVSFQPSSLKRIEKFMKILAEANYTVTLRKSRGQEILAGCGQLAYQNY
- a CDS encoding FtsW/RodA/SpoVE family cell cycle protein — encoded protein: MPAKGKTILAISLILIFIGFFTIYLTGGKNYLIRQVIFFILGLTFLTLVTRIPLKIVFDLSFYWYLFSIILLILVLFISKNSAKRWLNFYFFTFQPSEIAKITYVLFLSYFLANKKKFDFNFNSLFLPILITLIPALLVLIEPDIGSAFTFLFLFAVILYFRGFSFSQIFILYSPIFSFIFGFSLLTWIVYFLLLTFIAFRKNTIFYGFGVLAINSFFGLLNPLIWQSLKEYQKERIIAFLAPYLDPKGMSWSAIQAQIAIGSGRILGKSFSHPPLSKLDFIPNPHTDFIFATYCEKFGLIGVIILISLYFLLLYQIYNYLIKNVDLKYQLTIAGLGAIFLYHIFVNLGMVSGILPVTGLTLPFISYGGTSLITNLLIIGLILNLINQ
- a CDS encoding penicillin-binding transpeptidase domain-containing protein, which codes for MKRKFKNFIIFISSLFLIIFGRVFYLQVVKGERYERLAYNQRIRKVILRAPRGKIFDAQGLIIADTKLSYNLSILPQEVDTGFIFQYLPKILNIDVNNLREKLTEYKNYPYPILIKRNLSKEEIIKLEENLIFKQGIRIEINPKRVYPFKNVSSWAIGYLNEVSKDILIKDSLYDLGDLTGRYGIEGYYEKILRGKNGIALIEVDARGREVQPFSEAREIPAVAGADIYLSLDMKLNIFCDSLLSNYSAGLILGVEPTTGRIIIFVGKPSFDPNIFLGLSYKEWEKLIKDKKKPLFSRIVGGIYPPGSTFKPFIALQALTKKVISKNSLFLPCYGKYQIGKKTFKCWQAHGALNLIDAIAYSCNIYFYQLGIKLGLKEILKLMKDLNLFNKTNIDLLEEINSKIPNYQIAPLGKIANLAIGQGEIALTPIKLAEIYCGIFNNGNIPQLHFLDSIKNTKPFHQDFLDTLMKKNIIKMVINDKNETLYQYINRYYQFPFSQEAIEIVKEGLSAVVEKGTGGGANIAGLKVYGKTGTAQNPFGKDHAWFVGYAEKENKNLLLVILLENVGAGGAYAAPLAKEIFIRYFLEFEYASERKNNLSN
- the mreC gene encoding rod shape-determining protein MreC, producing MVSKKRSDKDKYFSLIFVFLSLIILFLPKDLKLKVSLLPSSLLLRPLIITNQVLLSLKNYRKERDYLYELFIKQNLALAQLRKNANFSFASLESLTDIYVVKRANIISRDNSLKKYLIIDKGLKDSIMVNFPAVSQKGIVGKIIAVGEDISVVETFYSPYSKISAKILRTNYLICVSCKNGVLTLDYLDENPDIQEEDTIISSGIGGIFPEGLYIGVVKKIEKKGDGSLKVIIEPTVDIFKIDDLFILQKKERKIKKDELEVLLKQLELKLPEIKFIR
- a CDS encoding rod shape-determining protein, which translates into the protein MFGLFASIRERFSNEIAIDLGTSTTLIYVKGKGIMLREPSIVAVDEKNHTPIAVGWEAKKMLGRTPEGINAIRPMKDGVIADFSLVEVMLRSFIEKVQKKKLFVRPRIIICVPSGVTEVEKRAVRDSAEACGAREVYLVSEPIAAAVGVGLPVDAPTGNMIIDIGGGTTEIAVVALSGVVTCNSIRVAGDEMDEAIINYIKKNYNLVIGEQTAEMIKIQIGSAYPTGQEEEMEVKGRDLVSGIPKTIKLTSSKIREALQEPVSLIVAAVKKALERTPPELAADIVDHGIYMTGGGSLLKGLDKLISEETNLKVYVAENPIDCVVLGAGKILEDIKKNSKLLLKTDFS